One genomic window of Prochlorococcus sp. MIT 0801 includes the following:
- a CDS encoding photosystem II manganese-stabilizing polypeptide has translation MRFRPLLALMLAFCLTFTTLPSSASAALKGREQGNARFGNVVNTGQADACTVLPAGSSGSINADGQFKSLCLQPTEVSVKLPGNKRNKSDFAIAKIISPRFNTSLDEVYGDLSGGKFTEKGGIDFSLITVLAPNGEEFPFAFSVKEMVAESKKGKSIEPGAEFSGPTTTPSYRSADFLDPKSRAKSTGVEYAQALIARGGDDEDLARENVKDDLGGKGEITLTVDSVDADTDEFGGQFVAIQPSDNDLGSKDPVDIKIKGIFYGRKA, from the coding sequence ATGCGATTTCGTCCTCTGCTGGCTTTGATGCTGGCTTTTTGTCTCACCTTTACAACTCTCCCATCAAGCGCATCTGCAGCTTTAAAAGGGCGCGAGCAAGGTAATGCTCGTTTTGGCAACGTTGTTAATACTGGCCAAGCTGATGCTTGCACTGTTTTACCAGCGGGTTCATCGGGTTCTATAAATGCTGATGGTCAATTTAAAAGTTTATGCCTTCAGCCAACAGAAGTTTCAGTAAAACTTCCAGGTAACAAGCGAAATAAATCTGATTTTGCAATAGCAAAAATCATCAGTCCTCGCTTCAATACAAGTCTTGATGAAGTTTATGGAGATCTTTCTGGAGGGAAATTCACTGAAAAAGGTGGTATTGACTTCTCTCTAATCACTGTTCTAGCTCCAAATGGAGAAGAATTTCCTTTTGCTTTCTCTGTTAAAGAGATGGTTGCTGAATCCAAAAAAGGAAAATCAATTGAACCAGGAGCTGAATTTTCAGGTCCAACAACAACTCCAAGTTATAGATCTGCAGACTTTCTTGATCCAAAGAGTCGTGCTAAATCAACCGGCGTTGAATATGCTCAAGCTCTCATTGCTCGTGGTGGTGATGATGAAGATCTTGCAAGAGAAAATGTTAAAGATGATCTTGGCGGTAAAGGTGAAATAACACTTACTGTCGATAGTGTCGATGCAGACACTGATGAATTTGGTGGCCAATTTGTTGCTATCCAACCTTCAGACAATGACCTTGGATCCAAAGATCCTGTTGATATCAAAATCAAGGGTATCTTTTATGGTCGCAAAGCCTAA
- a CDS encoding DNA-3-methyladenine glycosylase, with protein MVAPNLIGCFLIRRLSKNSLLTGVIVETEAYSQEEASCHGFSGRTQRNETLFGEPGNFYIYLSYGINSCVNIVTGKKNWANGVLLRSIAIKGENERIASGPGLLAKRFGLNRNFNNLPLSPANDYWLTEGENLTRMGSIVQTTRIGISQAKDIPWRWYLKSSRSVSKRVRGDRIPPKNKCWLPSTFEGI; from the coding sequence TTGGTCGCACCGAACTTAATTGGCTGTTTTTTAATTAGGCGCTTATCAAAAAACAGCCTCCTTACTGGCGTAATTGTTGAAACGGAGGCTTATTCTCAAGAAGAAGCTTCATGCCATGGATTCTCAGGGAGAACTCAAAGAAACGAAACCCTTTTTGGTGAACCGGGTAACTTTTATATATACCTTTCTTATGGAATTAATAGTTGTGTAAATATCGTTACTGGGAAGAAAAACTGGGCAAATGGTGTACTTCTTCGATCAATAGCAATAAAAGGAGAAAATGAGAGAATTGCCTCTGGGCCAGGGTTATTGGCAAAAAGATTTGGATTAAATAGGAATTTTAACAATTTACCCTTGTCACCTGCAAATGATTATTGGTTAACAGAGGGAGAAAATCTAACAAGAATGGGAAGTATTGTTCAGACCACAAGAATTGGCATTTCGCAAGCTAAAGATATACCTTGGCGTTGGTACCTTAAAAGTAGTAGAAGTGTTAGCAAAAGGGTTAGAGGTGATCGAATTCCACCTAAAAACAAGTGTTGGCTACCATCCACATTTGAGGGAATATGA
- a CDS encoding aspartate carbamoyltransferase catalytic subunit, which produces MNNWKHNHVLDLSTFSLEDYNTVLELTTRFKDVHKSSAKKLPALQGRLIANLFFEPSTRTRTSFELAAKRLSADVQNFSLSASSLSKGETPLDTMLTYISMGADILVIRHESTNVPAELANYVDINNINTSILNAGDGFHSHPSQGLLDLFTLATFFNPNKPSTHSLLNKKITIVGDILHSRVARSNLWALTACGAEVTLCGPPSLLPEEFIDFVTNPPPGQKFDPIKKRGSVFIKRSIKDALKNSDAVMTLRLQKERMKQDMITDLDSYYAQYGITHEILKWCKKKVPVLHPGPVNRGIEISSRLVEDNSINLISKQVENGIPTRMALLYLLGLNKNN; this is translated from the coding sequence ATGAATAATTGGAAACATAATCACGTTCTTGATCTATCTACGTTTTCTTTGGAGGATTACAACACAGTTTTAGAACTAACAACAAGATTTAAAGATGTCCATAAATCAAGTGCTAAAAAACTTCCCGCGCTTCAAGGAAGATTAATCGCCAACTTATTTTTCGAGCCAAGTACAAGAACAAGAACTAGCTTCGAACTTGCAGCAAAAAGACTATCTGCTGATGTTCAGAATTTTTCTCTATCTGCAAGTTCTCTAAGCAAAGGAGAGACTCCTTTGGACACTATGCTCACATACATCTCAATGGGGGCCGATATATTAGTAATTAGGCATGAGTCAACAAATGTGCCCGCAGAGTTAGCTAATTATGTAGACATAAATAACATCAATACATCAATTCTCAATGCAGGTGATGGATTTCATAGTCATCCAAGTCAAGGTCTTTTGGATCTATTTACACTTGCTACTTTCTTTAATCCAAACAAACCATCAACTCATAGTCTCTTAAATAAAAAAATCACAATAGTTGGAGATATTCTTCATTCTAGAGTTGCCAGATCAAACCTTTGGGCTCTAACTGCATGTGGAGCAGAGGTAACACTATGTGGACCTCCAAGCCTTCTTCCAGAGGAATTCATTGATTTTGTTACCAATCCTCCGCCTGGGCAAAAATTTGATCCCATTAAGAAGAGAGGTTCTGTTTTCATAAAAAGATCGATAAAAGATGCATTAAAAAATAGTGATGCAGTTATGACACTTCGATTGCAGAAAGAGAGAATGAAACAAGATATGATTACAGATCTTGATAGTTATTATGCACAATATGGCATAACACATGAAATTTTAAAATGGTGTAAAAAAAAGGTTCCTGTTCTTCATCCTGGACCAGTTAATAGAGGAATAGAAATAAGCAGTCGATTAGTTGAAGATAATTCAATAAATCTTATAAGTAAACAAGTAGAAAATGGTATTCCAACAAGAATGGCTTTATTGTATTTACTAGGGTTAAATAAAAATAATTAA
- the coaBC gene encoding bifunctional phosphopantothenoylcysteine decarboxylase/phosphopantothenate--cysteine ligase CoaBC: MINSTSLSEKKILVAVTGSIAAVKAPILVSRLIKAGAEVKCVITQSAANLVSPLSLSTLSRNKCYQDKDQWADSQAKPLHIALAEWAELIIVAPMSATSLSRFTSGSADGLLASILLASQSQIIMAAAMNTSMWEHQSVKKNWNYVKNIDQVITLEPSEGVLACDRVGDGKMVNLDIIELASESAFIFHSENKLLTKDLKDIRFLISAGPTVEALDAARQLTNRSSGKMGVFIAQAAKLRGAEVDLVHGPVSVQKDLLEGLNTYPVKSANEMGEKIDDLQPSAQVIVMAAAVSDFKKNSPSEQKISKESFLKSIFDDLEMTSDLIKSQTRKKLENQIFLGFAAETGSDNEIIEKGENKRVLKGCDLLMANPIDRAGQGFDENFNSGFLLGPKKMVKNLSFSTKLAISHQLLDEIRNLK, translated from the coding sequence ATGATTAATTCGACTTCTTTATCTGAAAAAAAAATATTAGTTGCTGTTACAGGGAGTATCGCAGCTGTTAAAGCACCTATTTTAGTTAGCCGCCTAATTAAAGCTGGTGCAGAAGTCAAATGCGTAATAACTCAAAGCGCCGCTAATTTAGTTAGTCCTTTATCTTTATCTACTCTAAGTAGAAATAAATGTTACCAAGATAAAGATCAATGGGCTGACTCTCAAGCCAAGCCGTTGCACATTGCTTTAGCTGAATGGGCAGAACTAATTATTGTGGCGCCCATGAGCGCCACATCCTTATCCAGATTTACTAGTGGAAGTGCTGACGGACTTTTAGCAAGCATTCTTTTAGCTAGTCAATCTCAAATAATTATGGCTGCTGCTATGAACACTTCAATGTGGGAACATCAATCAGTAAAAAAGAACTGGAATTACGTTAAAAATATTGACCAAGTTATTACCCTCGAACCCAGTGAAGGAGTTTTAGCTTGCGACAGAGTAGGTGATGGGAAAATGGTCAATTTAGATATTATTGAATTGGCATCTGAAAGTGCATTTATTTTCCACTCAGAAAATAAATTACTCACTAAAGATTTAAAAGACATAAGGTTTCTCATATCAGCCGGACCCACCGTCGAAGCTCTAGATGCAGCAAGACAATTGACGAATCGAAGCAGTGGAAAGATGGGAGTTTTCATAGCTCAAGCCGCAAAGTTAAGAGGTGCAGAGGTTGATTTAGTTCATGGCCCAGTAAGCGTTCAAAAAGATCTTCTTGAGGGACTGAATACTTATCCAGTTAAGAGCGCAAATGAAATGGGAGAAAAAATCGATGATTTACAACCATCTGCTCAGGTCATTGTTATGGCTGCAGCAGTATCAGATTTCAAAAAAAATAGTCCCAGTGAACAAAAAATCTCTAAAGAATCTTTTTTAAAGTCCATTTTTGATGATTTAGAAATGACATCAGACCTAATCAAAAGTCAAACGAGAAAAAAATTAGAAAATCAAATTTTCCTAGGTTTTGCAGCTGAGACAGGAAGTGATAATGAAATTATTGAAAAGGGAGAAAATAAGAGGGTTTTAAAAGGTTGTGACCTGCTCATGGCCAATCCCATTGACAGAGCTGGGCAAGGATTTGATGAAAACTTTAACAGTGGTTTTTTGTTGGGTCCCAAAAAAATGGTCAAAAACTTATCATTCTCGACAAAACTTGCAATATCTCATCAACTTTTAGATGAAATTAGAAATTTAAAATAG
- the gatC gene encoding Asp-tRNA(Asn)/Glu-tRNA(Gln) amidotransferase subunit GatC → MTKISSSDVRKVAKLARLELPEDQIDTYTEQLEEILSYVDQLQEIDTENIAPTTRAVEVVNAMRDDLVEVNCSREDLLNQAPHREGDFFRVPKIL, encoded by the coding sequence ATGACTAAAATTTCTTCATCTGATGTTCGTAAGGTTGCAAAGTTGGCTCGTTTAGAACTTCCAGAAGATCAAATAGATACCTATACAGAGCAACTCGAAGAAATACTTTCTTATGTTGATCAACTGCAAGAAATAGATACTGAAAATATTGCTCCAACTACTAGAGCTGTAGAGGTAGTTAATGCAATGAGGGATGATTTAGTTGAAGTTAATTGCTCAAGAGAAGATCTTCTTAATCAAGCACCTCATAGGGAAGGTGATTTTTTTAGAGTTCCTAAAATACTTTAA
- the ftsH gene encoding ATP-dependent zinc metalloprotease FtsH, translating to MNKRWRNIGLYVLIVVVVIFVGSAFFDKPSPTKASRTLRYSDFIEAVQDKQISRVLISPDKGTAQIVESDGNRAFVNLAPDQQLLQLLTDNDVDIAVQPTTQANPLQQAATSLIFPILLLGGLFFLFRRAGSGGGGGNPAMNFGKSKARLQMEPETKVTFGDVAGIEGAKLELTEVVDFLKNPDRFTAVGAKIPKGVLLVGPPGTGKTLLAKAVAGEASVPFFSISGSEFVEMFVGVGASRVRDLFEQAKKNAPCIVFIDEIDAVGRQRGAGLGGGNDEREQTLNQLLTEMDGFEGNSGIIIVAATNRPDVLDSALMRPGRFDRQVTVDRPDYSGRLQILNVHAKSKTLSKAVDLDQVARRTPGFTGADLANLLNEAAILAARRELTEVSNDEVSDAIERIMVGPEKKDSVISEKRKKLVAYHEAGHAVVGAVMPDYDPVQKISIIPRGGAGGLTFFTPSEERMESGLYSRSYLQNQMAVALGGRVAEEIIYGEDEVTTGASNDLKQVASVARQMITKFGMSDKLGPVALGRSQGGMFLGRDISAERDFSEDTAATIDSEVSVLVEIAYERAKKALNENRQVLEELTAMLMETETVDSLEFQDLLIRHEVKVAEYA from the coding sequence TTGAACAAACGCTGGAGAAACATTGGTCTTTATGTACTAATTGTTGTAGTTGTTATTTTTGTTGGAAGTGCTTTTTTCGATAAGCCAAGCCCTACAAAAGCATCTAGAACACTTAGATATAGTGACTTCATAGAAGCTGTTCAAGATAAGCAAATAAGTAGAGTTCTTATTTCTCCTGATAAAGGAACTGCTCAAATTGTTGAAAGTGATGGAAACAGAGCTTTTGTTAATTTGGCTCCTGATCAACAATTACTTCAATTATTAACTGATAATGACGTCGATATTGCTGTACAACCAACTACTCAAGCCAATCCCTTACAGCAAGCAGCTACTAGCTTAATTTTCCCAATTCTTTTATTAGGAGGTCTATTTTTTCTATTCAGAAGAGCAGGCAGTGGTGGTGGTGGTGGAAATCCAGCAATGAATTTTGGAAAGAGTAAAGCAAGACTTCAAATGGAGCCTGAGACAAAAGTCACTTTTGGAGATGTCGCAGGAATTGAGGGTGCAAAGCTTGAACTTACTGAAGTAGTTGATTTCTTAAAAAATCCTGATCGTTTCACAGCTGTGGGGGCGAAAATTCCTAAGGGTGTTTTATTAGTTGGACCTCCTGGAACAGGCAAAACTTTGCTTGCAAAGGCAGTTGCAGGTGAGGCTTCAGTTCCCTTCTTTTCCATATCTGGATCTGAGTTTGTAGAGATGTTTGTGGGAGTTGGTGCTAGTAGAGTAAGAGACCTTTTTGAACAAGCTAAGAAAAATGCTCCTTGTATAGTTTTTATTGATGAAATAGATGCTGTTGGTCGTCAGCGTGGAGCTGGACTTGGAGGAGGTAATGACGAAAGAGAGCAGACGCTAAACCAACTATTAACCGAAATGGATGGATTCGAGGGAAATTCAGGAATAATTATTGTTGCAGCTACAAATAGACCTGATGTGCTCGACTCAGCACTTATGAGACCAGGAAGATTTGACAGGCAAGTAACTGTAGATAGACCTGATTACTCAGGGAGATTACAAATACTGAACGTTCATGCAAAAAGTAAAACACTTTCAAAGGCAGTTGACCTTGATCAAGTAGCTAGAAGGACCCCTGGTTTTACTGGGGCAGATTTAGCAAATCTATTAAATGAAGCTGCAATATTGGCTGCTAGAAGAGAATTAACAGAAGTCAGCAACGATGAAGTTAGTGATGCAATCGAGAGAATAATGGTAGGTCCTGAGAAGAAAGACTCCGTCATTAGTGAAAAGCGTAAAAAGTTAGTTGCTTATCATGAAGCTGGCCATGCTGTAGTTGGTGCTGTAATGCCTGATTATGACCCTGTGCAAAAGATCTCAATCATTCCAAGAGGAGGCGCTGGTGGATTAACTTTTTTCACACCAAGTGAAGAAAGAATGGAATCTGGGCTTTATTCAAGGTCTTACCTACAAAATCAAATGGCTGTTGCTCTTGGAGGAAGAGTTGCAGAAGAAATCATCTATGGAGAAGATGAAGTAACCACAGGAGCATCAAATGATCTAAAGCAAGTGGCGTCAGTTGCGAGGCAAATGATTACCAAATTTGGCATGAGTGACAAGTTAGGGCCTGTAGCCTTAGGACGATCTCAAGGTGGGATGTTCCTTGGTAGAGACATCTCTGCAGAAAGAGATTTTTCTGAAGATACAGCAGCAACCATTGATTCAGAAGTTTCAGTTCTTGTTGAAATTGCATATGAAAGAGCTAAAAAGGCTTTAAATGAAAATCGCCAAGTGCTTGAAGAGTTAACAGCAATGCTTATGGAAACTGAAACTGTTGATTCTTTAGAATTCCAGGATTTATTAATTCGACATGAAGTTAAAGTTGCTGAGTATGCTTAG
- a CDS encoding DUF565 domain-containing protein, with product MQKTFLYKSSTKTIQRLANWAANPWRRYSLLAIIFLIGFLVGSSLGMINGVLALMDPVGAFIALIFLELLIQARFVFLKSNKPIILVRVFDMFRIGLAYGLFSEGLKLL from the coding sequence ATGCAGAAAACATTTTTATATAAATCATCTACAAAAACTATTCAAAGGCTAGCAAATTGGGCTGCAAATCCTTGGAGAAGGTATTCATTGTTAGCAATAATTTTTTTAATAGGCTTTTTAGTAGGTAGCTCTCTAGGTATGATTAATGGTGTACTGGCTTTGATGGATCCTGTTGGAGCATTTATTGCATTAATATTTTTGGAGTTACTAATTCAAGCTAGATTTGTATTTTTAAAGTCTAATAAACCAATAATACTCGTTAGGGTTTTTGATATGTTCAGAATAGGGTTAGCGTATGGACTTTTTTCGGAAGGTTTAAAACTATTATAA
- the sat gene encoding sulfate adenylyltransferase, producing the protein MTSKQSSNKNLAGLIKPYGGELINLMASDDEKKELNKNSYKNLNCSDRNACDIELLLIGAFSPLNGFMSEKNYNSVVKKNRLESGLLFGLPIVMDTDREDINPGDSVLLNYKDQELAVLEVQEKWTPDRVIEAQFCYGTTSLEHPAVRMISMERKKYYLGGSIKGLELPKRVFTCQTPAQVRENLPPGEDVVAFQCRNPIHRAHYELFTRALEANNVSKKGVVLVHPTCGPTQEDDIPGSVRFQTYEKLASEVNNPKIRWSYLPYSMHMAGPREALQHMIIRRNYGCTHFIIGRDMAGCKSSLNGEDFYGPYDAQNFANECCEELEMQTVPSLNLVFTEEEGYVTADYAKEKGLHIKKLSGTQFRKMLRSGEEIPEWFAFKSVVDVLRAA; encoded by the coding sequence ATGACTAGCAAGCAAAGTTCTAATAAAAATCTTGCAGGTTTAATCAAACCGTATGGTGGAGAACTTATAAACCTGATGGCATCTGATGACGAAAAAAAAGAGTTAAACAAAAATTCTTATAAAAATTTAAATTGTTCTGATAGAAATGCTTGTGATATTGAACTTCTTTTAATAGGTGCTTTTTCTCCTTTGAATGGGTTCATGAGTGAGAAAAATTACAACTCAGTTGTTAAAAAAAATCGACTCGAATCAGGTTTGCTTTTTGGTTTGCCAATTGTGATGGATACAGATAGAGAAGATATAAATCCAGGAGATTCAGTTTTACTCAATTACAAAGATCAAGAACTGGCAGTTTTAGAAGTACAAGAAAAATGGACTCCTGACAGAGTTATTGAAGCCCAATTTTGCTACGGAACAACTTCTTTGGAGCATCCAGCAGTAAGAATGATATCTATGGAGAGGAAAAAATATTATTTAGGGGGCTCAATAAAAGGTCTAGAATTACCTAAAAGAGTTTTTACTTGCCAAACTCCTGCTCAAGTAAGAGAGAACCTCCCCCCTGGAGAAGATGTAGTCGCATTCCAGTGCAGAAATCCAATTCATAGAGCCCATTATGAGCTTTTCACAAGAGCCTTAGAAGCAAATAATGTCAGTAAAAAAGGTGTTGTTCTTGTTCACCCAACTTGTGGACCAACTCAAGAAGATGACATCCCTGGATCAGTAAGATTTCAAACCTATGAAAAACTTGCCTCTGAAGTTAATAATCCAAAAATTAGGTGGTCATATCTTCCTTATTCGATGCACATGGCTGGTCCAAGAGAGGCTTTGCAGCACATGATTATCAGAAGGAATTATGGATGTACACATTTTATTATTGGGAGGGATATGGCTGGATGTAAGTCATCTCTCAATGGTGAAGATTTTTATGGTCCATATGATGCTCAAAATTTTGCAAACGAGTGCTGCGAAGAATTAGAAATGCAAACAGTTCCATCTCTAAATCTTGTATTTACAGAGGAGGAAGGCTATGTAACCGCCGATTATGCTAAAGAAAAAGGATTACATATAAAAAAATTGAGCGGCACTCAATTCAGGAAAATGCTCAGAAGTGGAGAAGAAATTCCTGAATGGTTTGCATTTAAAAGCGTAGTTGATGTACTAAGAGCCGCATAG
- the crtR gene encoding beta-carotene hydroxylase codes for MTQCLSRSDKNKATKKLKSLRDWQNEIQEYLDPPKPLNVTLGLFFGGYFLAIVSVWQWYQGNWPLPILVALAFLALHMEGTVIHDACHNAAHPNKWINQFMGHGSAILLGFSFPVFTRVHLEHHKYVNDPKNDPDHIVSTFGPIWLIAPRFFYHEYFFFERKLWRKFELMQWGIERGIFICIVIAGIKYNFMNVIYNLWFGPALMVGVTLGIFFDYLPHRPFQSRNRWKNARVYPSKLMNLLIMGQNYHLVHHLWPSIPWFEYKPAYEATKPLLDQKGSPQRMGIFETKKDGLNFLYDVLLGIRSHKETRSKMRPIARILPKNNWRRKYIKLIHKTRIRTESK; via the coding sequence ATGACCCAGTGCTTATCGAGGTCTGACAAAAATAAGGCAACGAAAAAACTGAAGTCATTGCGCGACTGGCAAAATGAGATCCAAGAATATCTTGATCCGCCAAAGCCTTTAAACGTAACTTTAGGTCTTTTCTTTGGTGGATATTTTCTTGCAATAGTTAGTGTTTGGCAGTGGTATCAGGGGAACTGGCCGTTACCAATTTTAGTTGCATTAGCTTTTTTGGCTCTACATATGGAAGGCACTGTTATTCATGACGCCTGCCACAATGCTGCCCATCCAAATAAATGGATCAATCAATTTATGGGGCATGGGTCAGCAATATTACTAGGTTTTAGTTTCCCAGTTTTCACAAGAGTTCATCTAGAGCATCACAAATACGTTAACGACCCAAAAAACGATCCAGATCACATAGTTAGCACCTTTGGCCCTATTTGGTTAATTGCTCCAAGATTTTTCTATCATGAATATTTTTTCTTTGAGCGAAAACTTTGGAGAAAGTTTGAACTAATGCAATGGGGAATTGAAAGAGGAATATTTATTTGCATAGTCATTGCCGGAATTAAATACAATTTCATGAATGTTATTTATAATTTATGGTTCGGACCAGCATTAATGGTTGGAGTCACTTTAGGAATATTTTTTGATTATCTACCGCATAGACCTTTTCAATCTAGAAATAGATGGAAAAACGCAAGAGTTTATCCAAGTAAATTAATGAACTTACTCATAATGGGACAAAATTATCATTTAGTTCATCATTTATGGCCCTCTATTCCATGGTTTGAATATAAACCAGCTTACGAAGCCACAAAACCACTTTTAGATCAAAAAGGTTCACCTCAAAGAATGGGAATTTTTGAAACTAAAAAAGATGGTCTAAATTTTCTTTATGATGTTTTACTTGGAATCAGAAGCCATAAAGAAACAAGAAGTAAAATGAGACCAATAGCAAGAATATTACCGAAAAACAATTGGAGGAGAAAATATATAAAATTGATTCATAAAACTAGAATCAGAACAGAAAGTAAATGA